A genomic region of Trichothermofontia sichuanensis B231 contains the following coding sequences:
- the pds gene encoding 15-cis-phytoene desaturase — MRVAIAGAGLAGLSCAKYLVDRGHTPIVLERREVLGGKVAAWQDEDGDWYETGLHIFFGAYPNMLQLLKELGIEDRLQWKEHTMIFNQPEQPGTYSRFDFPDIPAPWNGIAAILRNNDMLTWNEKIRFGIGLIPAMIQGQAYVEAMDQYSFSQWLKQQHVPARVETEVFIAMSKALNFINPDEISATVILTALNRFLQERYGSRMAFLDGSPTERLCQPIVDYITARGGEVRLKAPIKEFLLNEDQTVRGFLVRGLDGQPDEIIEADAYVSAMPVDPLKLMLPQPWKDLPYFQQLNELEGVPVINLHLWFDRKLTDIDHLLFSRSPLLSVYADMSNTCRGYADPDRSMLELVLAPAKQWINKSDEDIIAATMAELAKLFPQHFTGDNPAQLRKAHVVKTPRSVYKATPGRQRYRPSQTTPIANFYLTGDYTQQRYLASMEGAVLSGKLTAQAIAQQREPVAPTAAIATAGV; from the coding sequence ATGCGTGTTGCGATCGCTGGGGCCGGATTAGCCGGGTTAAGTTGTGCCAAGTATCTGGTGGATCGGGGCCATACGCCGATCGTGCTAGAGCGGCGAGAGGTGTTGGGGGGGAAAGTTGCGGCTTGGCAGGATGAGGACGGGGACTGGTATGAGACGGGGTTGCACATTTTTTTTGGGGCCTATCCCAATATGCTGCAACTGTTGAAGGAGTTGGGGATTGAAGATCGGTTGCAGTGGAAGGAACACACGATGATCTTCAACCAGCCGGAGCAGCCGGGCACCTATTCGCGGTTTGATTTTCCGGATATTCCGGCCCCCTGGAATGGGATCGCAGCGATCCTGCGCAATAACGATATGCTCACCTGGAATGAGAAGATCCGGTTTGGGATTGGCCTCATCCCAGCGATGATCCAGGGCCAGGCCTATGTAGAGGCAATGGATCAGTATTCGTTTTCCCAATGGCTAAAGCAGCAGCATGTGCCAGCGCGGGTGGAAACGGAGGTGTTCATTGCCATGTCAAAGGCATTGAACTTTATTAACCCGGATGAAATTTCGGCGACGGTGATTCTGACGGCGTTGAATCGCTTTTTGCAGGAACGCTATGGTTCTAGGATGGCGTTTTTGGATGGGTCGCCGACGGAGCGTCTCTGCCAGCCGATCGTGGACTATATTACGGCGCGGGGGGGCGAAGTGCGGCTCAAGGCTCCGATTAAGGAATTTTTGCTGAATGAAGATCAAACGGTGCGGGGGTTCTTGGTGCGGGGTCTCGACGGTCAACCGGATGAAATCATCGAGGCGGATGCCTACGTGTCCGCGATGCCGGTCGATCCCCTTAAACTGATGCTGCCCCAGCCCTGGAAGGATTTGCCCTACTTCCAGCAACTGAATGAACTGGAGGGGGTGCCGGTCATTAACTTGCACTTGTGGTTCGATCGCAAGCTGACGGATATTGATCATTTGCTGTTTTCGCGATCGCCGCTGCTGAGTGTTTACGCCGACATGAGCAACACCTGTCGCGGCTATGCGGACCCGGATCGTTCGATGTTGGAACTCGTCCTGGCGCCGGCCAAACAGTGGATCAATAAGTCTGATGAGGACATCATCGCGGCGACTATGGCCGAATTGGCAAAACTTTTCCCGCAGCATTTTACTGGGGATAATCCAGCGCAGTTGCGCAAGGCCCATGTGGTAAAAACGCCGCGATCGGTCTACAAGGCAACGCCGGGTCGTCAGCGATATCGGCCTAGCCAAACAACGCCGATCGCGAATTTTTATCTAACTGGGGACTATACCCAGCAGCGCTATCTCGCCAGTATGGAGGGGGCGGTGTTGTCTGGAAAACTGACGGCGCAAGCGATCGCGCAGCAGCGGGAACCAGTAGCTCCAACGGCGGCGATCGCCACGGCTGGGGTATGA
- the crtB gene encoding 15-cis-phytoene synthase CrtB, with translation MARLLIANRTRMLQSPSPPKPTTSLDEAYELCRQTTATYAKTFYLGTLLMSPPKRRAIWAIYTWCRRTDELVDGPRARLTTAETLDRWERQLESAFAGHPWDELDLALVDTLERFDLDIQPFRDMIAGQRMDLVRNRYETFEDLYLYCYRVAGTVGLMSVAVMGADRQAHNAPWDRHQTPYQPVAEAVTLGIANQLTNILRDVGEDARRGRIYLPLEDLALFNYTEQDLFKGVVDDRWRELMRFQIQRARKYFSEAEAGVRYLSPDARWPVWTALMLYRRILNAIERNDYDVFHKRAYVPDLRKLLDVPIAFLRAQVL, from the coding sequence ATGGCTAGACTGCTGATAGCGAATCGCACCCGAATGCTGCAATCGCCTTCCCCTCCCAAACCCACAACTTCCCTGGACGAGGCATACGAGTTGTGTCGGCAAACGACAGCAACCTATGCCAAGACGTTTTACCTGGGGACCTTGCTGATGTCGCCACCGAAACGGCGGGCGATCTGGGCCATCTATACCTGGTGTCGCCGCACGGATGAATTGGTGGATGGTCCCCGTGCTCGGCTGACCACTGCCGAGACCCTCGATCGCTGGGAGCGGCAATTGGAGTCGGCCTTTGCGGGCCACCCTTGGGATGAACTAGACCTGGCGCTGGTGGATACCTTGGAGCGGTTTGATCTCGATATTCAACCGTTTCGAGATATGATTGCCGGCCAACGCATGGATCTGGTGCGGAATCGCTATGAAACGTTTGAGGATCTGTACTTGTACTGTTATCGGGTGGCGGGCACGGTGGGCCTGATGTCGGTGGCCGTGATGGGGGCCGATCGCCAAGCTCATAATGCTCCCTGGGATCGCCATCAGACACCCTACCAGCCGGTTGCGGAAGCGGTTACCCTGGGAATTGCCAATCAGTTGACTAACATCCTGCGGGATGTGGGTGAAGATGCCCGCCGGGGTCGCATTTACCTGCCCCTAGAAGATTTGGCCCTGTTTAACTATACGGAGCAGGATTTGTTCAAGGGGGTGGTGGACGATCGCTGGCGGGAATTGATGCGTTTCCAGATTCAACGGGCACGCAAGTATTTCAGTGAGGCGGAGGCTGGGGTCCGGTACTTGAGTCCGGATGCCCGCTGGCCTGTATGGACAGCGTTGATGCTCTATCGCCGAATTTTGAATGCGATCGAGCGTAATGACTACGATGTATTTCACAAACGGGCTTATGTCCCGGACCTGCGTAAGTTATTGGATGTGCCGATCGCCTTCCTCCGGGCGCAAGTCCTGTAA
- a CDS encoding pentapeptide repeat-containing protein: MNAEELLARYLTGERTFAHADLHEVDLERASLNGINLCGANLHGAILVGAKLNGADLSAADLSHSKLKRAILREADLTAADLSHADLSSAKLVGTILSEAVLTGADLSSANLWQVDLSHAQLAQAELTGANLSNAYLCGANLQEADLWGADLTRAILREANLSQAILREVDLSRAILRRANLQGANLNGAILTSANLTGADLSGAYLNEADLSRAVLTDANLTGATMPDGSIHD; encoded by the coding sequence ATGAATGCAGAAGAATTGCTTGCGCGGTACCTGACTGGAGAGCGCACTTTTGCCCATGCTGATCTGCACGAAGTAGACCTGGAGCGGGCTAGCTTGAACGGCATTAATCTGTGTGGTGCCAATCTGCATGGGGCTATCTTGGTTGGGGCTAAGCTCAATGGGGCCGATCTCAGTGCTGCTGACTTGAGTCACAGCAAGTTAAAACGAGCCATTCTGCGGGAGGCCGACTTGACGGCTGCCGATCTCAGCCATGCCGATCTCAGTAGTGCCAAACTGGTGGGTACTATCCTAAGTGAAGCGGTCTTAACCGGTGCTGATTTGAGCAGCGCGAACCTGTGGCAGGTGGACTTAAGCCATGCCCAGTTAGCGCAGGCTGAATTGACGGGGGCTAATTTAAGCAATGCCTATCTCTGTGGGGCGAACCTCCAGGAAGCGGATTTGTGGGGGGCAGATCTAACACGGGCGATTTTGCGGGAGGCTAATCTCAGCCAGGCAATTTTGCGAGAGGTCGACCTAAGTCGGGCTATTCTGCGGCGGGCGAATCTCCAGGGCGCTAACCTAAATGGGGCGATTTTGACCAGTGCTAATTTGACGGGAGCGGATCTGAGTGGCGCCTACCTGAATGAGGCGGATTTAAGCCGTGCTGTTCTGACTGATGCCAATCTCACCGGTGCCACCATGCCCGATGGTAGTATCCACGATTAA
- a CDS encoding pentapeptide repeat-containing protein, whose protein sequence is MVQQIILQLAKRGDPKALATLLNHALESRGITAHVSLKEKSLQIILEAESVPEQQPTIAVVRSGLMNLGMMGIDRVNVYGRQAGQDFLDWQEFITLNTGEEEMAATAAAANSLEDLLNRYAQGERNFSRAHLDRVDLKCAKLAQIILRQADLSRAILREADLREADMTGAILRGANLSQADLTGANLTRAILGAASVSGEVASRMVGGVLTVSTNLHGTILTRANLTEADLSRASLERAVMQRTDLSRANLNRANFSHADMKGATLTGTDLTRATGEKANLTGANLSKADLSGADLMGANLSFAILRRADLSDTNLRYAKLDGAILDGAIIKDAIMPDGQVYNNRRHFRK, encoded by the coding sequence ATGGTTCAGCAGATCATCTTACAGTTGGCAAAACGAGGCGATCCTAAGGCATTAGCAACCTTATTGAACCATGCCCTAGAGTCGCGCGGCATTACGGCCCACGTCTCCCTCAAAGAGAAGTCGCTGCAAATTATTTTGGAAGCAGAATCAGTCCCCGAACAGCAGCCGACGATCGCCGTTGTCCGCTCGGGCTTAATGAATTTGGGGATGATGGGCATCGATCGCGTTAATGTGTACGGGCGGCAGGCAGGACAAGACTTTCTCGACTGGCAGGAATTCATTACTTTGAATACCGGCGAGGAAGAAATGGCAGCGACCGCAGCGGCAGCCAACTCCCTTGAGGATCTGCTGAATCGCTATGCCCAGGGTGAGCGTAACTTTAGCCGTGCCCACCTGGATCGGGTTGATCTCAAATGCGCCAAACTTGCCCAAATTATCCTACGGCAAGCGGATCTCAGTCGGGCGATCTTGCGGGAAGCAGACCTCCGGGAGGCAGACATGACCGGGGCGATCCTGCGGGGAGCCAACTTGAGCCAAGCGGATCTCACGGGTGCTAACCTGACACGGGCAATCCTAGGGGCTGCCTCAGTGAGCGGCGAAGTAGCCAGTCGCATGGTGGGTGGCGTCCTGACGGTCAGTACCAACCTCCACGGCACCATCTTGACACGCGCCAATTTAACGGAAGCGGACCTGAGTCGGGCCTCGTTGGAACGGGCAGTGATGCAGCGCACAGATCTGAGTCGGGCCAATCTGAATCGAGCCAACTTCAGCCATGCAGACATGAAGGGAGCAACCCTCACGGGTACGGATCTGACGCGAGCCACGGGGGAAAAGGCCAACCTCACGGGCGCTAACCTCTCGAAGGCGGACCTGAGTGGGGCCGATTTAATGGGCGCTAATTTGAGCTTTGCGATCCTGCGGCGGGCCGATCTAAGCGATACCAATTTGCGCTATGCCAAGCTGGATGGGGCGATTTTAGATGGGGCAATCATTAAGGATGCCATCATGCCCGATGGCCAGGTTTACAATAATCGCCGTCACTTTCGCAAATAA
- a CDS encoding sulfurtransferase, with product MISPAPVMAVDAAPRWVVSADWLHRQLQAGPPASLVVVDCRFSLANPEQGQQQYQTGHIPGAYYLDLNRDLSSPVQTHGGRHPMPDLSQLAATLAAIGVTSANAGEPTLVVAYDDSRLAFAARLWWLLRYMGHDQVAVLDGGFAGWQAAGYPVTTEVPGPQAGQFIPELRPELLVDIEAVKARKDQPGVVLVDAREPERYRGEREPIDPIAGSIPGAVNYPWQDTTDAHGYLKPLDDHRQRWADLATAAEVMVYCGSGVTACVDLLSLALAGKPESKLYMGSWSDWCSYLEA from the coding sequence ATGATTTCCCCTGCACCTGTCATGGCCGTGGATGCGGCCCCCCGTTGGGTTGTTTCTGCCGACTGGCTCCACCGACAGCTTCAGGCCGGTCCCCCTGCCTCCCTCGTGGTCGTCGATTGCCGCTTTTCCCTAGCCAACCCGGAACAAGGACAGCAGCAATACCAAACAGGGCATATTCCTGGTGCCTATTACCTCGACCTCAACCGCGACCTATCCAGCCCAGTACAGACCCACGGTGGACGCCATCCCATGCCCGATTTGTCCCAATTGGCGGCGACGTTGGCGGCGATCGGGGTTACTTCAGCCAATGCCGGAGAGCCAACCCTGGTAGTTGCCTACGATGATTCACGCCTTGCCTTTGCTGCCCGCCTATGGTGGTTACTGCGCTATATGGGGCATGATCAGGTTGCGGTTCTCGATGGCGGCTTTGCCGGATGGCAGGCTGCCGGGTACCCGGTCACAACCGAGGTTCCAGGTCCCCAAGCAGGCCAATTCATTCCCGAACTCCGACCAGAACTATTGGTGGATATTGAGGCGGTAAAGGCTCGCAAGGATCAACCGGGCGTGGTGCTGGTGGATGCACGGGAGCCGGAGCGGTATCGCGGGGAACGGGAGCCGATCGACCCGATCGCAGGCAGTATCCCCGGTGCCGTGAATTACCCCTGGCAAGACACCACGGACGCGCACGGCTATCTCAAGCCCCTGGATGACCATCGCCAGCGCTGGGCTGATCTCGCAACAGCAGCGGAGGTGATGGTGTACTGTGGCTCTGGGGTCACGGCCTGTGTGGACTTGCTCTCCCTGGCGTTAGCTGGCAAACCGGAGAGCAAGCTCTATATGGGCAGTTGGAGTGATTGGTGCTCGTATCTAGAGGCTTAG
- a CDS encoding DUF4912 domain-containing protein → MSKQGPPLEEMTLRQLRRVASECGISRYSRMRKAQLLAAIQAVQGASPTPIPPPTSPTVTPLTPSVSLQPVAPPGSQPIVPTSPPGVTLTPQAGTVTPIAATPSQTVQPQPPTVTPRRTAIPPEMTPAPRAVTPPGTPQPQPSESVPPPPPTGTTAQPPAAAIAPLPTAATEVAGPSGPPSAEPLEAQEAVEAAKFDVGQTAPIEAELATVDEGLPDLPGGYGESRIVLLPRDPQWAYVYWDVPNEHREELRQQGGQQLALRLYDVTAIDLTVQPPHRMQEYPCDELAREWYVPIPMSDRDYIAEIGYRCWDGRWLILARSLSTHMPPIYPSDWIEDNFITIGWEESLQGRTFFRLVPPPTREPGTEGIAQQIYDLAQAAAAQRLAGSLFGSMQHVAGSIFGSVHLAERAVSSYVFPSGVGLWASGVGMFSASAPPLRSRKFWLVADAELIVYGATEPDATVTIAGQPVRLNPDGTFRIQVSFPDGLIDYPIMAIAADGEQSRSIHLRFQRDTPSQQTNTKEAAIAEWLA, encoded by the coding sequence ATGTCTAAGCAAGGTCCGCCGTTAGAAGAAATGACACTCCGGCAACTCCGCCGGGTTGCCAGTGAGTGCGGGATCTCGCGCTACAGTCGGATGCGTAAGGCCCAACTGCTCGCTGCGATTCAAGCGGTACAAGGGGCTAGCCCTACACCGATCCCCCCGCCGACCTCTCCGACTGTAACCCCCTTAACGCCGTCGGTTTCATTGCAGCCGGTTGCTCCACCGGGTTCGCAGCCGATCGTGCCCACTTCTCCCCCCGGTGTGACCCTCACGCCGCAAGCCGGAACGGTGACGCCGATCGCGGCTACCCCTAGCCAAACCGTTCAGCCACAACCACCGACGGTAACGCCGCGCCGCACCGCGATCCCACCGGAAATGACGCCTGCGCCCAGGGCCGTGACTCCGCCTGGGACACCCCAACCCCAGCCGTCAGAAAGCGTTCCCCCCCCACCGCCTACGGGGACAACGGCTCAACCACCTGCCGCCGCGATCGCGCCCCTGCCGACGGCTGCGACCGAAGTGGCGGGTCCCAGTGGCCCACCATCGGCTGAACCGTTAGAAGCCCAGGAAGCCGTGGAAGCCGCAAAATTTGATGTGGGGCAAACCGCCCCGATCGAAGCTGAACTGGCAACTGTTGATGAGGGGTTACCGGATCTCCCCGGTGGGTACGGCGAAAGCCGGATTGTTCTCCTGCCGCGTGATCCCCAGTGGGCCTATGTCTATTGGGATGTGCCCAATGAGCACCGCGAGGAACTCCGACAGCAAGGGGGACAACAATTGGCCCTGCGCCTGTACGATGTGACGGCGATCGACCTGACGGTTCAGCCGCCCCACCGTATGCAGGAATACCCTTGCGATGAGTTGGCGCGGGAGTGGTATGTACCGATCCCGATGAGCGATCGTGACTATATTGCCGAAATTGGTTACCGCTGTTGGGATGGTCGCTGGCTGATCCTGGCCCGTTCCCTCTCTACCCACATGCCCCCCATCTATCCCTCAGACTGGATTGAAGATAATTTCATCACGATCGGTTGGGAAGAAAGCCTCCAGGGACGCACCTTTTTCCGCCTCGTGCCGCCGCCGACCCGCGAGCCGGGAACGGAGGGGATCGCCCAGCAAATCTACGATCTGGCCCAAGCAGCGGCAGCCCAGCGTCTGGCTGGGTCTTTGTTTGGTTCCATGCAGCATGTCGCTGGGTCTATCTTTGGCTCGGTCCACCTAGCGGAGCGGGCCGTTAGCTCCTATGTGTTCCCGTCGGGCGTGGGCTTGTGGGCCTCTGGCGTTGGGATGTTCTCGGCGTCTGCCCCGCCGTTGCGATCGCGCAAATTCTGGTTGGTGGCCGATGCAGAACTCATTGTCTACGGGGCCACAGAGCCGGATGCCACGGTGACGATCGCGGGGCAACCCGTGCGCCTGAACCCCGATGGGACCTTCCGCATTCAAGTGTCCTTCCCGGATGGCCTGATCGACTATCCCATTATGGCGATTGCCGCAGATGGCGAACAAAGCCGCTCTATCCACCTGCGGTTCCAGCGCGACACCCCCTCCCAACAAACCAATACGAAGGAGGCTGCGATCGCCGAATGGCTAGCCTAA
- the glmU gene encoding bifunctional UDP-N-acetylglucosamine diphosphorylase/glucosamine-1-phosphate N-acetyltransferase GlmU — translation MVAVAILAAGRGTRMKSSLPKVLHSLGGKSLVERVIDSLAALAPTQCYVIVGYRGDLVRTALGDRPNLQWVEQTEQLGTGHAVQQLMPYLQGFAGDLIVLNGDVPLLRPETIAQLLNTHQQNRNAATLLTAQLPQPKGYGRVFCDSQNLVKAIVEDRDCTPAQRQNHRINAGVYCFRWADLARVLPNLQSNNDQQEYYLTDAVNELVAAGADQSPVMAIEVEDYQEILGINDRKQLATAYSILQDRLKTHWMAAGVTLIDPDSITLDETVELQPDVIIEPQTHLRGQTRIGRGTRIGPGCLIENSEIGENVTVLYSVIMDSQVQAGSRVGPYAHLRGHAQVGSQCRIGNFVELKQARLGDRTNVSHLSYLGDAVVGSQVNIGAGTITANYDGVKKHQTQIGDRSKTGSNSVLVAPLSLGKDVTVAAGSVITEDVPDDCLVVARARQVVKPGWRPKFLIQQDEEAGAGG, via the coding sequence ATGGTAGCAGTTGCAATTTTGGCAGCGGGGCGGGGCACACGCATGAAGTCTAGCCTGCCCAAGGTGCTGCATTCCTTAGGAGGAAAGTCCCTGGTGGAGCGGGTGATTGATAGTCTCGCCGCGCTCGCGCCGACTCAGTGTTATGTCATTGTGGGCTATCGGGGCGATCTGGTCCGCACTGCCCTAGGGGATCGTCCAAATCTGCAATGGGTGGAGCAAACCGAACAACTGGGCACGGGCCATGCGGTCCAGCAGTTAATGCCGTATTTGCAGGGATTTGCCGGGGATCTAATTGTGCTCAATGGCGATGTTCCCCTGCTACGTCCCGAAACGATCGCCCAACTCCTCAATACCCATCAGCAAAATCGGAATGCAGCCACCTTGCTGACTGCGCAACTGCCCCAGCCCAAGGGCTATGGTCGGGTGTTCTGTGATAGTCAAAATCTTGTCAAGGCGATCGTCGAAGATCGGGACTGTACGCCCGCCCAACGGCAAAACCATCGCATTAATGCTGGCGTTTACTGTTTTCGCTGGGCTGACTTAGCCAGGGTTTTGCCTAATCTCCAGAGTAATAATGATCAACAGGAGTATTACCTGACGGATGCCGTCAATGAACTGGTCGCAGCGGGAGCAGACCAGTCCCCCGTGATGGCGATCGAGGTTGAAGACTACCAGGAGATTCTGGGGATCAATGACCGCAAACAATTGGCGACGGCCTACAGCATCCTCCAGGATCGGCTAAAAACCCATTGGATGGCGGCTGGGGTCACGTTGATCGATCCGGATAGTATTACCCTCGATGAGACCGTCGAGTTACAGCCAGATGTGATCATCGAACCCCAAACCCATCTGCGCGGCCAGACTCGCATTGGCCGGGGTACCCGCATTGGCCCTGGCTGTCTGATCGAGAATAGCGAAATTGGCGAAAATGTCACGGTCCTCTATTCCGTGATCATGGATAGCCAGGTACAGGCAGGTTCGCGGGTGGGTCCCTATGCCCATTTACGGGGTCATGCCCAGGTGGGGAGTCAGTGCCGCATTGGCAATTTTGTGGAACTCAAGCAGGCTCGTTTGGGCGATCGGACGAATGTGTCCCATTTGTCCTATCTAGGAGATGCGGTGGTTGGTTCCCAGGTGAATATCGGGGCCGGAACGATTACGGCCAATTACGACGGGGTGAAGAAGCATCAGACCCAGATCGGCGATCGCAGCAAAACGGGATCGAATAGCGTCCTGGTCGCGCCGCTGAGCCTAGGAAAGGATGTGACGGTTGCAGCGGGATCAGTCATCACCGAGGATGTGCCTGATGATTGTCTGGTGGTTGCCCGTGCCCGTCAAGTTGTTAAACCGGGATGGCGGCCTAAGTTCCTGATTCAACAGGATGAGGAAGCCGGTGCGGGCGGTTAG
- the cofH gene encoding 7,8-didemethyl-8-hydroxy-5-deazariboflavin synthase subunit CofH has translation MLIASPPIADILAKSLSGLDLTVAEGICLLQQTDPAAIAQIRDTADRLRQRQAGDTVTYVINRNINFTNICEQHCNFCAFRRDADQPGAYWLDWDTILAKTQDAVQRGATEICMQGGLNPAAKHHGSTLAYYQQLVTTIKSAFPQIHLHAFSPQEIAFIAREDQLSFAEVISTLQSAGVGSMPGTAAEVLNDRVRRVICPEKINTATWLEIISTAHRLGMPTTSTLLSGHIETPVQQIEHLNHLRSLQQRAIAEDYPARITEFILLPFVGQDAPPALRRRVGRDQPTLADALLLMAVARIFLGNWISNHQPSWVKLGLAGATEALTWGCNDIGGTLMEEHISSMAGAQGGTCMTVADLQGAAIALGRPYRQRDTLYGEVRGSSQANRPHRLPHPVESGT, from the coding sequence ATGTTGATTGCATCTCCTCCGATCGCGGATATTCTAGCCAAGTCCCTCAGTGGCCTCGATCTGACAGTGGCCGAAGGGATCTGCCTGCTCCAACAAACGGACCCAGCGGCGATCGCTCAGATCCGTGACACTGCCGATCGTCTTCGCCAGCGACAGGCTGGCGATACGGTAACCTACGTGATCAACCGTAATATTAACTTCACCAACATCTGCGAACAGCACTGTAACTTCTGTGCCTTTCGCCGGGATGCCGACCAACCCGGAGCCTATTGGCTGGATTGGGACACGATTTTGGCGAAAACTCAAGACGCCGTCCAACGGGGGGCCACGGAAATCTGTATGCAGGGGGGCCTCAATCCGGCAGCCAAACACCACGGCTCAACCCTGGCCTACTATCAACAATTGGTTACGACCATTAAATCGGCCTTTCCCCAGATCCACCTCCACGCCTTTTCTCCCCAGGAAATTGCGTTTATTGCCCGGGAGGACCAGCTATCTTTTGCCGAGGTGATTAGCACCCTCCAAAGTGCTGGGGTTGGATCGATGCCAGGAACGGCTGCGGAAGTGCTCAACGATCGCGTCCGCCGGGTGATCTGCCCAGAAAAAATCAATACTGCGACCTGGCTGGAGATTATCAGCACCGCCCATCGTCTGGGAATGCCCACCACCAGTACCCTGCTGTCAGGACACATTGAAACCCCCGTCCAGCAGATTGAACACCTCAACCACCTACGATCGCTCCAGCAACGTGCGATCGCCGAGGACTATCCTGCCCGTATCACTGAATTTATCCTGCTCCCATTCGTGGGCCAGGATGCTCCCCCTGCCCTACGGCGACGGGTGGGACGCGATCAACCCACGTTAGCCGATGCCCTCTTACTGATGGCTGTCGCCCGCATCTTCCTGGGCAACTGGATCAGCAACCATCAACCCAGTTGGGTCAAGTTAGGCTTAGCGGGTGCCACGGAGGCTTTGACCTGGGGGTGCAACGACATCGGTGGGACCCTGATGGAAGAGCATATTTCCAGTATGGCCGGTGCCCAGGGGGGAACCTGCATGACAGTTGCTGACTTACAAGGAGCCGCGATCGCCCTAGGCCGCCCCTACCGTCAACGGGATACCCTGTACGGCGAAGTCAGGGGATCAAGTCAAGCTAACCGCCCGCACCGGCTTCCTCATCCTGTTGAATCAGGAACTTAG
- a CDS encoding L-lactate permease, whose amino-acid sequence MHIAASTIEGFIVTLEILYIMFRAILLLNTLQESGAIIKIRQSLLGVSQDRRIPALLGFWGKQYQQLQINDRKR is encoded by the coding sequence ATGCATATTGCAGCATCCACGATCGAAGGATTTATCGTGACCCTGGAAATCCTCTACATCATGTTTAGGGCAATTCTATTGCTGAATACCTTACAGGAATCAGGAGCAATTATAAAAATTCGTCAAAGTTTATTAGGGGTTTCTCAGGATCGTCGTATCCCGGCTCTTCTGGGATTTTGGGGTAAACAGTATCAGCAACTACAAATAAACGATCGGAAACGTTGA